A genomic stretch from Paraburkholderia dioscoreae includes:
- a CDS encoding alpha/beta fold hydrolase: MSITQRNHLQISGSGKRTTVLVHGFGCDQSMRRYLAPSFHGECRMVRVDHVGHCPHLISPRASAAAMSAFPGPVSP; encoded by the coding sequence ATGAGCATCACCCAGCGCAACCACCTACAGATTTCCGGCAGCGGCAAACGTACCACAGTGCTGGTGCACGGCTTCGGTTGCGATCAGAGCATGCGGCGCTATCTCGCGCCGTCGTTTCATGGCGAATGCCGCATGGTGCGGGTCGATCACGTCGGCCATTGTCCGCACCTGATTTCGCCTCGCGCAAGCGCGGCTGCCATGAGCGCCTTTCCCGGGCCGGTGAGCCCGTAA
- a CDS encoding xanthine dehydrogenase family protein molybdopterin-binding subunit, giving the protein MNRAEMLPAARATGVPHKRVDGRQKVTGAAQYSADFTAEGLTYGFVISSTMATGRIVSIDSSAALELPGVLLVLTHQNRPELPLEDKPYKDMVAPGGSPFRPLWDDRVWYSGQPVALVVAESLELARHAAALVKVRYEATPHQTDLSEAVMSAVPPSTEKGGFEPPPPARGDADRALASAVARVDTFYSTPAEYHNPMEMHGCTVVPDAQGRLTVYEKTQGVGNTKSYLTSVFGLQDDEVQVIAPFVGGAFGSGLRPHYHLALAVMAARELKRPVRLTLTRQQMFTFAHRPQSIQRVALGAGADGRLQAVIHEAVAETSQYEDYCDVVVNWAGQLYCCDNVKMGYKVARIDVPTPADTRAPGAAQGLFPLEMAMDELAEALQMDPLDLRLINYAERDANKNLPFSSKALRECYREGAARFGWERRPLAPRARREGHELIGWGMATGAWDAMQNEAAARAVMTRDGRVKVSSSTADIGTGTYTAMSQIAADALGVSIHDVTFELGDTRLPKAPIEGGSWTVSSVGSAVDVVCKRLHNRLVDLARQYGGERFSTVGRDSIRRSGARLICGTSADDAIGIDALFSRAGIDELDEQASVKPHEKQQAYSMGTHSAVFAEVRVDETLGTVRVTRVVSAIAAGRIVNPKTAANQIAGGVVWGISMALHEHGQFDHALGRQMNHNFSEYHVPVNADIHDIDVLFVDEHDDVVNPLGAKGVGEIGVVGVAAAVSNAVWHATGKRVRALPITLDKLLG; this is encoded by the coding sequence ATGAACCGCGCCGAAATGTTGCCGGCCGCGCGCGCTACCGGCGTGCCGCATAAGCGCGTGGACGGCAGGCAGAAAGTGACGGGCGCCGCACAATATTCCGCCGATTTCACGGCCGAGGGGCTCACCTATGGGTTCGTCATATCGAGCACGATGGCAACCGGCCGTATCGTATCGATCGATTCGTCCGCCGCGCTCGAACTGCCTGGCGTGCTGCTCGTGCTGACGCATCAGAATCGCCCGGAATTGCCGCTCGAAGACAAGCCTTACAAAGACATGGTCGCGCCAGGCGGAAGTCCATTCAGGCCGCTATGGGACGACCGCGTCTGGTATAGCGGACAACCGGTCGCTCTGGTAGTTGCTGAGTCGCTGGAATTGGCGCGCCATGCGGCAGCGCTCGTGAAAGTCCGTTACGAGGCCACGCCGCACCAGACCGATCTGAGCGAAGCGGTAATGAGCGCCGTTCCGCCTTCCACGGAAAAAGGCGGCTTCGAACCGCCGCCGCCCGCGCGTGGCGATGCGGATAGGGCGCTGGCGAGTGCTGTCGCGCGCGTCGATACTTTCTACAGCACGCCCGCGGAGTATCACAATCCGATGGAAATGCACGGCTGCACCGTGGTGCCGGACGCGCAAGGGCGTCTGACCGTGTATGAAAAGACCCAGGGTGTCGGCAATACCAAGTCGTATCTCACCAGCGTATTCGGTTTGCAGGACGACGAGGTACAAGTGATCGCGCCGTTTGTCGGCGGGGCGTTCGGCTCGGGCTTGCGGCCGCACTACCATCTCGCACTTGCGGTCATGGCCGCGCGCGAGCTGAAACGGCCCGTGCGGCTCACGTTGACACGGCAGCAGATGTTCACGTTTGCTCATCGCCCGCAATCTATCCAGCGTGTCGCATTGGGCGCGGGCGCCGACGGCAGATTGCAGGCGGTGATTCATGAAGCGGTGGCGGAAACCTCGCAATACGAAGATTACTGCGACGTAGTCGTCAATTGGGCGGGCCAACTGTATTGCTGCGACAACGTCAAGATGGGCTACAAGGTCGCGCGAATCGACGTGCCGACGCCTGCGGACACGCGCGCGCCGGGCGCGGCGCAAGGTCTCTTTCCGCTCGAAATGGCGATGGACGAACTTGCCGAAGCCTTGCAGATGGATCCGCTCGATCTGCGATTGATCAATTACGCCGAGCGCGACGCCAACAAGAATCTGCCTTTTTCGAGCAAGGCTTTGCGCGAATGCTATCGCGAGGGCGCGGCGCGCTTCGGCTGGGAGAGACGGCCGCTAGCGCCGCGCGCCCGGCGCGAAGGTCACGAACTGATCGGCTGGGGCATGGCGACCGGCGCATGGGACGCCATGCAGAACGAAGCGGCGGCGCGCGCGGTCATGACGCGTGACGGACGGGTGAAGGTTTCCAGTTCGACCGCGGATATCGGCACCGGCACCTACACTGCAATGAGCCAGATCGCAGCCGACGCGCTCGGCGTATCGATTCACGACGTTACTTTCGAACTCGGCGACACACGCTTGCCGAAGGCGCCGATTGAAGGCGGCTCGTGGACCGTATCGTCGGTGGGCAGTGCGGTCGATGTCGTCTGCAAACGGTTGCACAACCGCCTTGTCGATCTGGCGAGGCAATATGGCGGCGAACGCTTTTCAACCGTTGGGCGCGATAGCATCCGACGCTCGGGCGCGCGGCTCATTTGCGGCACGAGTGCGGACGACGCGATCGGCATCGACGCACTGTTCAGCCGCGCCGGAATCGATGAACTCGACGAGCAGGCGAGCGTCAAGCCGCATGAAAAACAGCAGGCGTATTCAATGGGCACGCATTCGGCCGTTTTCGCTGAAGTTCGCGTGGACGAAACGCTTGGCACCGTGCGGGTGACGCGCGTGGTCAGCGCGATCGCCGCGGGCCGCATCGTCAACCCGAAGACGGCGGCCAACCAGATCGCCGGCGGCGTGGTGTGGGGCATCAGCATGGCGCTGCACGAGCACGGCCAGTTCGACCATGCGCTCGGGCGGCAGATGAATCACAACTTCTCTGAATACCATGTGCCGGTGAATGCCGACATCCATGATATCGACGTGCTGTTCGTCGACGAGCACGACGACGTTGTCAATCCGTTGGGCGCGAAAGGCGTAGGCGAGATCGGCGTGGTGGGCGTGGCCGCCGCGGTGAGCAATGCGGTGTGGCATGCAACCGGCAAGCGGGTGAGGGCACTGCCGATCACGTTGGACAAGCTGCTCGGCTGA
- a CDS encoding FAD binding domain-containing protein, which produces MNRFSYTRASAVPQAIDQHRANGTAAFIAGGTNLVDLLREDVAHPAVLVDINRLPLRKIEATDAGGLTIGALVTNSALAYDDTVAARYPLLAKAILAGASAQIRNVATVGGNLLQRTRCHYFYDAGTPCNKREPGTGCPALEGVNRIHAILGASEQCIAVHPSDMCVALAALDAKVHVAGGNGTRTLPFADFHRLPGDTPHIDSNLRDDELITAIELPKEGFAAHHAYVKVRDRASYAFALVSAAVGLELEGDTIVNARCALGGVAHKPWRDAEAEAVLRGKRLEAAAVRDFAAMLLRGAHGRRDNAFKIELAARVIARAFELATQRSFEETAS; this is translated from the coding sequence ATGAACCGCTTCTCCTATACCCGCGCCAGTGCGGTGCCTCAGGCAATCGATCAGCATCGCGCCAATGGGACTGCTGCGTTCATTGCGGGCGGTACGAACCTCGTGGACCTGTTGCGCGAAGACGTGGCGCATCCGGCGGTGCTCGTCGATATCAACCGTTTGCCGCTGAGAAAGATCGAGGCGACTGATGCAGGCGGCCTGACGATCGGAGCGCTGGTGACCAACAGCGCGCTTGCGTATGACGACACGGTGGCCGCGCGCTACCCGTTGCTCGCCAAAGCGATTCTGGCCGGCGCGTCCGCGCAGATTCGCAATGTGGCGACAGTCGGCGGCAATCTGTTGCAACGCACCCGTTGCCATTATTTCTACGACGCCGGTACGCCCTGCAACAAGCGCGAGCCGGGAACGGGCTGCCCGGCGCTGGAAGGGGTGAACCGCATTCACGCGATACTCGGCGCAAGCGAGCAATGTATCGCCGTGCATCCGTCGGACATGTGCGTGGCACTGGCGGCGCTCGACGCCAAGGTTCATGTCGCCGGCGGGAACGGCACGCGCACGCTGCCGTTTGCCGACTTTCACCGCTTGCCCGGCGATACGCCGCACATCGACTCGAATCTGCGCGACGACGAATTGATCACGGCGATCGAATTGCCGAAAGAGGGTTTTGCCGCGCATCACGCTTACGTGAAAGTGCGAGACAGGGCTTCGTATGCGTTCGCGCTGGTGTCGGCGGCTGTGGGACTGGAACTCGAAGGCGACACGATCGTGAACGCGCGTTGCGCGCTCGGCGGCGTGGCGCACAAACCGTGGCGCGATGCTGAAGCCGAAGCCGTGTTGCGCGGCAAGCGTCTCGAAGCGGCCGCCGTGCGCGATTTCGCGGCCATGCTATTGCGCGGCGCTCACGGCCGCCGCGATAACGCGTTCAAGATCGAACTGGCGGCACGCGTCATCGCGCGCGCGTTCGAACTGGCGACGCAACGTTCGTTTGAGGAGACCGCATCATGA
- a CDS encoding YihY/virulence factor BrkB family protein: protein MQTIIDDHALYVAKHPGTFVLQTLKAFRANQGLLLAGAVAYYALLSIVPLMILIVIALSRVVPQHVLLAALAHLLQWLVPGQSNALVRELANFLAHRAVIGWVLLLTMIFFSSLAFTVLENAMSLIFVHRVVVRRRHFLLSAMLPYCYILFLGVGLLIVTFVSSGLEAIGAEGIDLFGLHVSLQGLSRAVLYLLGLAGEIFVLTSIYMVMPVGRPSLKHALFGGVVAAVLWEITRHVLVWYFATLSQVSVVYGSLTMAIVILFSLEWLATLLLFGAQVISQYERFGIEPREAPQPKIETG, encoded by the coding sequence ATGCAAACCATCATCGACGATCACGCGTTGTATGTGGCGAAACATCCCGGCACATTCGTGCTGCAAACCCTGAAGGCATTCCGCGCGAACCAGGGCTTGCTGCTAGCCGGTGCAGTCGCGTATTACGCATTGCTCTCGATCGTGCCGCTGATGATCCTGATCGTGATCGCCCTGTCGCGCGTCGTGCCACAACATGTTCTGCTGGCGGCGCTCGCGCATCTATTGCAATGGCTGGTGCCGGGGCAGTCCAACGCGCTGGTGCGCGAACTGGCCAATTTTCTCGCACATCGCGCAGTCATCGGCTGGGTTCTGCTGCTCACCATGATCTTCTTCAGCTCGCTCGCCTTCACCGTGCTCGAGAACGCGATGTCGCTGATCTTCGTCCACCGCGTGGTGGTGCGACGGCGGCACTTCCTGCTGTCGGCCATGCTGCCGTATTGCTACATTCTTTTTCTCGGCGTCGGCCTGCTGATCGTCACCTTCGTATCGAGCGGCCTGGAGGCGATCGGCGCCGAAGGCATCGACCTGTTCGGCCTGCATGTTTCGTTGCAAGGCCTCTCACGTGCCGTGCTGTATCTGCTCGGCCTCGCGGGCGAAATCTTCGTGCTGACCTCGATCTATATGGTGATGCCGGTCGGGCGCCCTTCGCTCAAACATGCCCTGTTCGGCGGCGTGGTCGCCGCCGTGCTGTGGGAGATCACCCGGCACGTGCTGGTCTGGTATTTCGCGACCCTTTCGCAAGTCAGCGTGGTATACGGCTCGCTGACCATGGCGATCGTGATCCTGTTCAGCCTGGAATGGCTCGCCACGTTGCTGCTATTCGGCGCCCAGGTGATTTCGCAATACGAACGATTCGGAATCGAACCGCGCGAGGCGCCGCAACCGAAGATAGAGACCGGTTGA
- a CDS encoding ligase-associated DNA damage response exonuclease, translated as MNIASDQADLADLVVARPEGLYCPAGDFHIDPWRPVERAVITHAHSDHARFGHRHYLASRAGANVLLSRLPGISLQTLAYGERIDLNGTTVSLHPAGHVLGSAQLRIEHRGRVWVASGDYKLDPDPTCDAFEPVRCDTFITESTFGLPIYRWDAPQTVFDGVDSWWRHNVAQGRASVLFCYSFGKAQRVLASVDAGIGPIFCHGAVEPLNRAYREAGVRLPPVRLVSEMPAMDKAAFRQALIVAPPSAQGSAWLKRFGDYSDAFASGWMRLRGARRRRGVDRGFVLSDHADWPGLQTAIHATGAERVIVTHGSVEPMVRWLREHGLEAGAFETQYGDDTVEADAAGADETAATGSVSFEPESVGKQNESADKDVTPVDPASSA; from the coding sequence TTGAATATAGCCTCTGACCAAGCGGACCTCGCGGACCTGGTGGTCGCACGGCCCGAGGGATTGTATTGCCCGGCGGGCGACTTCCATATCGATCCGTGGCGCCCTGTCGAACGGGCCGTGATTACGCATGCGCATTCCGATCACGCACGCTTCGGGCATCGGCACTATCTTGCGTCGCGAGCGGGGGCGAACGTGCTGTTGTCGCGTCTGCCCGGCATTTCGCTGCAAACTCTGGCGTATGGCGAGCGTATCGATCTCAACGGTACGACCGTGTCGCTGCATCCCGCCGGCCACGTGCTGGGCTCGGCGCAATTGCGGATCGAACACCGCGGGCGCGTCTGGGTTGCGTCGGGCGACTACAAGCTCGACCCCGACCCGACCTGTGACGCTTTCGAACCGGTGCGCTGCGATACCTTCATTACCGAGTCGACCTTCGGCCTGCCGATCTATCGATGGGACGCGCCGCAAACCGTGTTCGACGGCGTCGATTCCTGGTGGCGTCATAACGTTGCGCAAGGGCGCGCTTCCGTGTTGTTCTGCTATTCGTTCGGCAAGGCGCAGCGCGTGCTGGCAAGTGTCGATGCGGGCATTGGGCCGATCTTCTGTCACGGCGCCGTTGAGCCGCTCAATCGCGCGTATCGGGAGGCCGGCGTGCGCTTGCCGCCGGTGCGTCTCGTGAGCGAGATGCCGGCGATGGACAAGGCGGCTTTCCGTCAGGCATTGATCGTGGCGCCGCCTTCCGCGCAGGGCAGCGCATGGCTCAAGCGCTTCGGCGACTATAGCGACGCGTTCGCGTCGGGCTGGATGCGTCTGCGCGGCGCACGCCGCAGACGCGGCGTCGATCGTGGCTTCGTGCTGTCGGATCATGCTGACTGGCCGGGCCTGCAAACGGCCATTCACGCGACGGGAGCCGAACGCGTGATCGTCACCCACGGATCGGTCGAGCCGATGGTGCGCTGGTTACGCGAGCACGGCCTCGAAGCGGGCGCGTTTGAAACGCAATACGGCGACGATACGGTCGAAGCCGATGCCGCGGGTGCGGACGAAACGGCCGCCACGGGTAGCGTATCGTTCGAGCCCGAGTCGGTGGGCAAGCAGAACGAGTCTGCCGACAAAGACGTCACCCCGGTCGATCCCGCGAGTAGCGCATGA
- a CDS encoding (2Fe-2S)-binding protein, giving the protein MNTPTIETPLDLAPSEAERMAVTFEVNGKTRHFEVEAWTTLLDLLREHCQLSGTKKGCDHGQCGACTAIVDGRRINTCLALAVVHDGATITTIEGLADGDTLHTMQQAFIDHDAFQCGYCTPGQICSAVAMLDEGHVKCADDVRELMSGNLCRCGAYTNIVAAILDAADLPDPQHGDEGARS; this is encoded by the coding sequence ATGAATACCCCCACCATAGAGACTCCGCTCGATCTCGCGCCGAGCGAAGCCGAGCGCATGGCCGTGACATTCGAAGTCAACGGTAAAACACGGCATTTCGAAGTGGAAGCATGGACCACGCTGCTCGACCTTCTGCGCGAACACTGTCAGTTGAGCGGCACCAAAAAAGGCTGCGATCATGGACAGTGCGGCGCCTGCACGGCAATCGTCGACGGCCGGCGGATCAACACGTGTCTCGCACTGGCGGTCGTGCACGACGGCGCAACGATCACGACGATCGAAGGCCTCGCCGACGGCGACACGCTGCATACCATGCAGCAGGCTTTCATCGACCACGATGCGTTCCAATGCGGTTACTGTACGCCGGGGCAGATCTGCTCCGCTGTCGCCATGCTCGACGAAGGCCACGTGAAGTGTGCCGACGACGTGCGCGAACTGATGAGCGGCAACCTCTGCCGCTGCGGTGCCTACACGAACATCGTGGCCGCGATTCTGGATGCCGCGGATCTGCCGGACCCGCAGCACGGCGATGAGGGAGCGCGCTCATGA
- a CDS encoding ATP-dependent DNA ligase: MKRFAALYTALDATTSTHDKLEALTSYFAAAEPEDAAWASYFLAGGKPRQSVPTRLLSEIARERAGLPAWLFEESYHAVGDLAETIAHILPPAQRNSELGLTQWIEHRVLTLRGAAPEELRTRLINYWDELDWGGRFLLTKLIGGGFRVGVARQLVVRALAEVAGVDHKRIAQRMVGWTDSRQKPDAVRYLRLIAPEATSDDAQSGAPQHDSDLGLPYPFFLAHPLQADPATLGDPSQWQIEWKWDGIRAQLVKRGGRVWLWSRGEDLITDRFPEVAALGEALPEGFVIDGEILAWEPGASAPLPFARLQPRIARKTLTKKILADSPATLLAYDLLEAHGQDLRMTPLAERRAQLDALATTVDSTLARDLLRVSPLVSAPDWQALAALRDESRARGVEGLMVKERESMYGVGRTKASGTWWKWKIDPYAVDAVLVYAQRGHGRRASLYTDFTFAVWDEADGVRTLVPFAKAYSGLTDEEMRQVDAIVRKTTIEKFGPVRSVTPTLVFEIGFEGIQASPRHKSGVAVRFPRMLRWRTDKHIDDADTLAMLKGFIDDRAG; this comes from the coding sequence ATGAAACGCTTCGCCGCCCTTTACACCGCGCTCGACGCCACCACGTCCACGCACGACAAACTCGAAGCCCTTACCAGCTATTTTGCGGCGGCGGAGCCGGAAGATGCCGCTTGGGCGTCGTATTTTCTCGCCGGCGGCAAGCCTCGCCAATCGGTGCCCACGCGTCTTTTGAGCGAGATCGCGCGCGAGCGCGCCGGTCTGCCGGCGTGGTTGTTCGAGGAGTCTTATCATGCGGTGGGCGATCTGGCCGAGACCATCGCCCATATCCTGCCGCCCGCGCAGCGCAACTCCGAACTGGGTCTCACGCAGTGGATCGAGCACCGCGTATTGACCTTGCGCGGTGCGGCGCCGGAAGAGTTGCGCACGCGTCTCATCAACTATTGGGACGAACTCGATTGGGGTGGCCGTTTTCTGCTGACGAAACTGATCGGCGGCGGGTTTCGCGTGGGCGTAGCGCGGCAACTGGTGGTGCGGGCGCTTGCGGAAGTGGCGGGCGTCGATCATAAGCGGATCGCGCAACGCATGGTCGGCTGGACCGACTCGCGACAGAAGCCCGACGCGGTGCGCTACCTGCGTTTGATCGCACCTGAGGCGACCAGCGACGATGCGCAGTCCGGTGCGCCCCAGCATGACAGCGATCTCGGACTGCCCTATCCGTTCTTTCTCGCCCATCCATTGCAAGCCGATCCGGCAACGCTCGGCGACCCATCGCAATGGCAGATCGAATGGAAATGGGACGGCATTCGCGCGCAACTCGTCAAGCGCGGCGGGCGGGTGTGGCTGTGGTCGCGCGGCGAGGACCTGATCACGGACCGGTTTCCCGAAGTCGCGGCGCTAGGCGAAGCCTTGCCGGAAGGCTTCGTGATCGACGGCGAGATTCTCGCGTGGGAACCCGGCGCAAGCGCGCCATTGCCGTTCGCGCGTTTGCAACCGCGTATTGCGCGCAAAACGCTGACGAAAAAAATCCTCGCCGATTCGCCCGCCACGCTGCTTGCCTACGATCTGCTCGAAGCGCACGGCCAGGATCTGCGCATGACGCCGCTCGCCGAACGGCGCGCGCAACTGGATGCATTGGCAACTACCGTGGACAGCACGCTCGCACGCGATCTGCTGCGCGTATCGCCGCTGGTGAGTGCGCCCGATTGGCAAGCCCTCGCGGCGCTGCGCGACGAGAGCCGGGCGCGCGGCGTGGAAGGTCTGATGGTCAAGGAGCGCGAGTCGATGTATGGCGTGGGCCGCACCAAGGCCTCCGGCACGTGGTGGAAATGGAAGATCGATCCGTATGCGGTGGACGCGGTGCTGGTTTACGCGCAGCGCGGCCACGGCCGCCGTGCGAGTCTCTACACCGATTTCACATTTGCGGTGTGGGACGAAGCGGACGGTGTGCGCACGCTGGTGCCGTTCGCCAAGGCTTATTCCGGTCTCACTGACGAAGAAATGCGCCAGGTGGATGCGATCGTGCGCAAGACCACGATCGAAAAGTTCGGGCCGGTGCGCAGCGTAACGCCCACGCTCGTATTCGAAATCGGTTTCGAAGGCATTCAGGCGAGCCCGCGTCATAAGTCCGGCGTGGCGGTGCGGTTTCCGCGCATGCTGCGCTGGCGCACGGACAAACATATCGACGACGCCGACACGCTGGCAATGCTCAAAGGCTTCATCGACGACCGTGCGGGATAA
- a CDS encoding SDR family oxidoreductase, which translates to MSDTQRPTPPFPKQQQNHTPGHTAEMQPQPDHGERSYRGSGRLAGKAAIVTGGDSGIGRAVAIAFAREGADVLISYLNEDDDARETARWIEEAGRKAVLLPGDITNPAHCNAIVDRAIEVFGRLDVLVNNAAYQMSYPSLEAISDEEWDKTFDTNIGAMFRITRAAVKHMKPGAAIVNTTSINADHPNPGLIAYAATKGAIQNFTGGLAQLLAEKGIRANCVAPGPIWTPLIPSTMPPEKVEQFGAQVPMKRPGQPAELAAAYVMLASDEASYISGATIAVTGGSPII; encoded by the coding sequence ATGAGCGACACGCAGCGTCCTACACCGCCGTTTCCGAAGCAGCAGCAAAACCACACGCCCGGGCACACGGCGGAAATGCAACCTCAACCCGATCACGGCGAGCGCTCCTATCGAGGTTCGGGACGGCTCGCGGGTAAAGCGGCGATCGTCACGGGCGGAGATAGCGGAATTGGCCGCGCCGTTGCCATTGCGTTCGCGCGTGAGGGCGCGGACGTACTGATTTCGTATCTGAACGAGGACGACGACGCGCGCGAGACCGCGCGCTGGATCGAGGAGGCAGGCCGCAAGGCGGTCCTGCTGCCTGGCGATATCACGAACCCCGCGCACTGCAATGCGATCGTCGACAGAGCTATCGAGGTTTTTGGCCGGCTCGACGTGCTGGTCAACAACGCCGCGTATCAAATGAGCTACCCCTCGCTCGAAGCGATCAGCGACGAAGAGTGGGACAAGACCTTCGATACGAACATTGGCGCGATGTTCAGGATCACCCGGGCCGCGGTCAAACATATGAAACCGGGTGCCGCGATCGTGAACACGACATCGATCAATGCGGATCACCCGAACCCCGGTTTGATCGCCTACGCGGCGACCAAGGGCGCGATTCAGAACTTCACCGGCGGCCTTGCGCAGTTGCTCGCGGAGAAAGGTATCCGTGCGAACTGCGTGGCGCCGGGGCCCATCTGGACGCCGCTGATTCCCTCCACCATGCCGCCGGAGAAAGTCGAGCAATTCGGCGCGCAGGTGCCGATGAAGCGCCCCGGCCAGCCGGCCGAACTGGCGGCCGCCTATGTGATGCTGGCATCCGACGAAGCCAGCTATATCTCCGGCGCGACTATTGCGGTGACGGGCGGATCGCCGATCATTTAG
- a CDS encoding response regulator, with the protein MTFDDQMDDNDDVVVWRPIQYAMVSHRRVLVVDDYREAADALQVLLSADGFECRALEDPLAVCDMAREWQPFAVVLDIKMPGLDGLELARRLRAHASTSHMLLVACTAFASRDDRVRAKAAGFDAHCAKPLTPERLLRVLESAAALNVAGPP; encoded by the coding sequence GTGACGTTCGACGACCAGATGGATGATAACGACGACGTCGTAGTGTGGCGGCCAATCCAGTATGCGATGGTGTCGCACCGGCGTGTGCTCGTGGTGGACGATTACCGGGAAGCGGCAGACGCATTGCAGGTATTGCTGAGTGCCGACGGCTTCGAGTGCCGCGCGCTCGAAGATCCGCTTGCAGTGTGCGACATGGCGCGCGAATGGCAACCGTTCGCGGTGGTACTGGACATCAAGATGCCGGGGCTGGACGGTCTGGAACTGGCGCGCCGCCTGCGCGCCCATGCTTCGACTTCCCATATGTTGCTGGTGGCATGCACCGCGTTTGCTTCGCGTGACGACCGGGTGCGCGCCAAAGCCGCCGGGTTCGACGCGCATTGCGCGAAGCCGCTGACGCCCGAGCGCCTGTTGCGCGTACTCGAATCGGCGGCGGCGCTGAACGTGGCCGGACCGCCGTAA